One Alicyclobacillus vulcanalis genomic window carries:
- the spoVB gene encoding stage V sporulation protein B, producing MSRQTFLQGALILMIAGIVTRIMGFIYRIVLTRLIGAEAMGLFQIVFPILGLALTLVTMGFPLAIAKLVAEAVAKRDADRIRRVMRISSACVLSAAALCMGLMYAFRHVVAQYWLTDPRAYPTYLAMIPVVGVIAVASLYRGYFQGIQDMSPTAWASILEQSVRIVSIWGLAAYFVRFSLAYAAMAAMIGMVLGELSGLLFLVWQQRRRARMAQIVPEPAYVRTSEPMRATVRAITQLSLPVTASRLIWSLMSAAEPILVLRALAAAGVPLKEATALYGAYSGMAIPLLVFPTVVTSSLATNLVPAVAEAQASGNVERIRHRLSQSITVTAMVSFPASIVFTFFAAPLTRAIYGDAGVGPMLAIMAPFVFLLCLQAPLTGILQGLNRAGTAMVNSIVGGLVRLGVILALATRPSLGILGVSIATALSFTLTAVLHLVAVVREVGFQMRTTSIVRIGIASAAMLAYMLAITFRKGPALPGSALLLAIVGGLLLYFALLCSLRVLTSRAIERVPKVGPWLAAVVRHLPFAI from the coding sequence TTGAGCCGCCAGACGTTTTTGCAGGGCGCACTCATTCTCATGATCGCTGGCATCGTCACGCGCATCATGGGCTTTATATACCGCATCGTGTTGACCCGCCTGATTGGCGCCGAGGCCATGGGCTTGTTTCAGATTGTGTTTCCGATTTTGGGGCTCGCGCTCACCTTGGTGACGATGGGTTTTCCTCTGGCCATCGCCAAGCTGGTCGCCGAGGCCGTCGCCAAACGCGACGCGGATCGGATCCGGCGCGTGATGCGCATTTCGTCGGCCTGCGTGCTGAGCGCCGCCGCGCTTTGTATGGGCCTGATGTACGCGTTCAGGCACGTCGTCGCCCAGTACTGGCTCACCGATCCGAGAGCCTACCCCACCTATCTTGCGATGATCCCGGTTGTCGGCGTGATCGCCGTGGCCAGCCTGTACCGAGGCTACTTTCAAGGAATTCAGGATATGTCACCGACCGCCTGGGCGTCGATTTTAGAACAGTCGGTGCGCATCGTCAGCATCTGGGGTCTGGCGGCCTACTTCGTGCGCTTTTCGCTCGCGTATGCCGCGATGGCGGCGATGATCGGCATGGTCCTCGGCGAACTCTCGGGCCTGTTGTTTCTCGTCTGGCAACAGCGGAGGCGGGCGCGCATGGCGCAGATTGTTCCAGAGCCCGCGTACGTCCGCACGTCCGAGCCCATGCGCGCCACGGTGCGAGCCATCACCCAACTCTCCCTGCCCGTCACCGCGAGTCGCCTCATTTGGTCGTTGATGTCTGCTGCGGAACCGATCCTCGTCTTGCGCGCGCTGGCCGCCGCGGGCGTTCCACTCAAGGAGGCAACCGCTCTGTACGGCGCCTATTCGGGCATGGCGATCCCGCTGTTGGTCTTCCCGACCGTCGTCACGTCGTCCCTCGCCACCAACTTGGTACCGGCCGTGGCGGAAGCGCAGGCGTCTGGGAACGTGGAGCGCATTCGCCACCGCCTGTCCCAGAGTATCACGGTCACGGCCATGGTGTCCTTCCCGGCTTCGATTGTGTTCACGTTTTTCGCGGCGCCGCTCACGCGCGCCATCTACGGGGACGCAGGGGTCGGGCCGATGCTCGCCATCATGGCGCCCTTCGTGTTTCTCCTCTGCCTGCAGGCACCTTTGACGGGGATCCTGCAAGGGCTCAACCGGGCGGGCACAGCCATGGTGAACTCCATTGTCGGCGGATTGGTGCGGCTTGGCGTCATTCTGGCGCTCGCGACGCGGCCATCGCTCGGCATCCTCGGCGTGAGCATCGCGACCGCGTTGTCCTTCACGCTCACGGCGGTCCTCCACCTCGTCGCGGTGGTGCGCGAAGTGGGCTTCCAAATGCGCACGACCTCCATCGTCCGCATCGGCATCGCGTCGGCCGCCATGCTCGCCTACATGCTCGCCATCACCTTCCGAAAAGGGCCCGCATTGCCGGGATCAGCGCTCTTGCTCGCCATCGTCGGCGGACTCCTGCTGTACTTTGCGCTGCTCTGCTCCCTGCGGGTGCTCACGTCGCGCGCCATCGAGCGCGTGCCTAAAGTGGGGCCGTGGCTCGCGGCCGTCGTCCGCCATCTTCCCTTCGCCATTTGA
- a CDS encoding sensor domain-containing diguanylate cyclase, translating to MAEGIPLKRQTWYSLMVGIVGCGVVLVGLPDLRNTNAWFLVVMLALACLIEAMPVPLRLGSASLTPAVLFSYVALNGREEAMLCAIAAAFVPAVRRHWDLEAVFFNAGQYALSAFAMWWLLHLCAALPMSRIDAYEVGCLVLSAALFLVVNHAFVQILQWLRGTLLWSAVWAALLTDLINLALCIPFALLVVMLHATSAWLAPVMLLPLLMLAYMLRSHRQAMDLQEIHESLAKLATEFDMQEIAFEAAHLARRMTFADCVAVFVIDSRECLVPAAVYPKSYEPEFSFEGWPESEGGVIWKTIHQRDHVIVPDVRKDPRVRFLGETVTFMSMAIFPMHAHQKAHGAIVCYARRPKAFTHVHEYMDALASQVSVLLENAKLYRELQDRSFRDEATGLLNYRYFYEELSRRVRTSLQEHRPVSVLIVDVDFFKRFNDTYGHLAGDVVLREVGRILERHAAPDGIAARYGGEEFAVLVWASANEAYAIGEAIRQDVAKLAVDFEGYHLQGITVSVGMATCPDHSESDRDLLVKADSAMYWGAKQRGRNRTAMYAPEFDTQLFVDPLTSLYTHHFVNIRVRDEMAHGTTCWGVICLDLVHFSEINAVYGFEAGDEVLRQVGVVIRQVLRHSELACRYGGDEIVIIIPNVSDLELSGICRRVTQSLEQHPFRVADQTTSIRVASSIAVYDVVQDGADLFNRIEELFARLHGAVELGESEPSSRS from the coding sequence ATGGCGGAAGGCATACCGCTCAAGCGACAAACCTGGTACAGTCTAATGGTCGGGATCGTCGGGTGTGGCGTGGTGCTCGTAGGGCTCCCAGACCTTCGCAACACGAACGCGTGGTTCTTGGTCGTCATGTTGGCGCTCGCGTGTTTGATCGAGGCCATGCCAGTGCCACTGAGGTTGGGATCCGCGAGTTTGACACCAGCTGTGCTCTTCTCGTACGTGGCGCTGAACGGGCGAGAGGAGGCCATGCTGTGCGCCATCGCGGCCGCATTCGTTCCGGCCGTGCGCCGACATTGGGACTTGGAAGCGGTATTCTTCAACGCTGGCCAGTACGCCCTCTCCGCCTTCGCCATGTGGTGGCTGCTTCATTTGTGCGCCGCGCTTCCCATGTCGCGCATCGACGCGTACGAGGTGGGTTGCCTCGTCCTGTCGGCTGCGCTGTTCCTCGTGGTCAATCACGCCTTCGTGCAAATCCTTCAGTGGCTGCGCGGCACGCTTTTGTGGTCGGCCGTGTGGGCCGCTCTGCTCACGGACTTGATCAATTTGGCGCTGTGCATCCCGTTCGCGCTCCTCGTCGTCATGCTCCATGCGACAAGCGCGTGGCTGGCGCCCGTCATGCTGCTGCCGCTCTTGATGCTCGCCTACATGCTGCGGTCCCACCGGCAGGCCATGGACCTCCAGGAGATTCACGAGTCTCTCGCCAAACTGGCCACCGAATTTGACATGCAGGAGATCGCGTTCGAGGCGGCGCACCTCGCGCGGCGGATGACGTTCGCCGACTGCGTGGCCGTCTTTGTCATCGACAGCCGCGAGTGTCTCGTGCCGGCCGCGGTCTACCCGAAGTCGTATGAGCCGGAGTTCTCGTTCGAGGGCTGGCCGGAATCGGAAGGCGGCGTCATCTGGAAGACCATCCACCAGCGCGATCACGTCATCGTCCCAGACGTCCGCAAGGACCCGCGCGTGCGCTTTCTCGGGGAGACGGTCACCTTCATGAGCATGGCCATTTTTCCGATGCACGCGCATCAAAAAGCCCACGGCGCCATTGTTTGTTACGCCAGGAGGCCGAAAGCGTTCACGCACGTGCACGAGTACATGGACGCCCTCGCGAGCCAGGTGTCGGTGTTGCTCGAGAACGCCAAACTGTACCGGGAACTTCAGGATCGCTCGTTTCGGGACGAGGCGACTGGTCTCTTAAACTATCGCTATTTCTACGAGGAACTGTCGCGGCGCGTCCGGACGTCGCTCCAAGAACATCGCCCTGTCTCGGTGCTCATTGTGGACGTCGACTTCTTTAAGCGGTTTAACGATACGTACGGCCACCTGGCTGGCGACGTGGTGCTCCGCGAGGTCGGCCGGATCCTCGAGCGCCATGCGGCGCCGGATGGCATTGCGGCTCGCTATGGGGGCGAGGAGTTTGCGGTTCTCGTGTGGGCGAGCGCAAACGAGGCGTATGCCATCGGGGAGGCGATTCGCCAGGACGTGGCCAAGCTCGCCGTCGACTTTGAGGGTTACCACCTGCAGGGCATCACGGTCAGCGTCGGGATGGCGACGTGCCCGGATCACAGCGAGTCGGATCGCGATCTCCTCGTGAAGGCGGACAGCGCCATGTACTGGGGCGCCAAGCAGCGCGGGCGGAATCGCACGGCGATGTACGCGCCCGAGTTTGATACGCAGCTGTTCGTCGATCCGCTCACGAGCCTCTACACGCATCACTTCGTCAACATTCGCGTTCGAGACGAAATGGCCCATGGCACCACCTGCTGGGGCGTGATTTGCCTGGATCTCGTCCACTTCAGCGAAATCAATGCGGTCTATGGATTTGAAGCGGGCGACGAGGTGCTGCGCCAGGTCGGCGTCGTCATTCGCCAGGTTTTGCGCCACTCGGAGCTCGCCTGCCGGTACGGGGGCGACGAGATCGTCATCATTATTCCCAACGTGTCGGACCTGGAGCTCTCGGGGATCTGTCGCCGCGTGACGCAGTCGCTTGAGCAGCATCCATTCCGGGTGGCGGACCAGACGACGAGCATTCGCGTCGCATCCAGTATAGCGGTCTACGACGTCGTCCAGGACGGCGCGGACTTGTTCAACCGCATCGAGGAATTGTTCGCGCGCTTGCACGGCGCGGTCGAGCTCGGCGAATCGGAGCCGTCCTCGCGAAGCTGA
- a CDS encoding TIGR04086 family membrane protein — MSRWNEGQRFDVLRAIPVVYGIVWSLCIALCGTLVVFLMAHYGEWSPERITTAAYVVHCIAVMWGAIAAARQAQGHGWFHGGATGLIYAILMVAIGLVVDNTFTFDASGLFRILLMSVIGAFGGVMGNAWTRS; from the coding sequence GTGTCGAGATGGAACGAAGGCCAGCGGTTCGATGTCCTGCGCGCCATTCCCGTCGTCTACGGCATCGTTTGGAGCCTCTGCATTGCACTTTGCGGTACACTCGTCGTCTTTCTGATGGCGCACTATGGCGAGTGGAGCCCGGAGCGAATCACGACAGCGGCTTACGTCGTCCACTGCATCGCGGTGATGTGGGGCGCCATTGCGGCCGCGCGCCAAGCCCAGGGGCACGGTTGGTTTCACGGCGGCGCCACAGGCCTCATCTACGCGATCCTCATGGTGGCGATTGGCCTCGTCGTCGACAACACGTTCACCTTTGACGCAAGCGGCCTGTTTCGCATTCTCCTCATGTCCGTCATCGGCGCGTTCGGCGGCGTGATGGGCAATGCGTGGACTCGCTCCTGA
- the yajC gene encoding preprotein translocase subunit YajC translates to MKGSSSILFLILLVVVFYVLILLPQRRQQKTRAEMMKKLGPGARVMTAAGLYGEIVQMQGDIAIVRIADGVEVEMDQRAIVRVVEEGPAPEAEEAVDEADEDEDESLNAGHTHADEAAESDADPSEASREFDEHRREHGGQM, encoded by the coding sequence TTGAAGGGAAGCAGCAGCATTCTGTTCTTGATTCTCCTGGTGGTGGTCTTCTACGTGCTGATCCTCCTGCCGCAGCGCCGGCAGCAGAAGACCCGTGCGGAGATGATGAAGAAACTTGGGCCGGGCGCGCGTGTCATGACGGCGGCCGGCTTGTACGGCGAGATCGTGCAGATGCAAGGCGATATTGCCATCGTGCGCATCGCCGACGGCGTCGAGGTGGAAATGGATCAGCGGGCTATCGTGCGCGTGGTCGAGGAGGGTCCGGCGCCCGAAGCCGAGGAGGCGGTGGACGAGGCGGACGAAGACGAGGACGAGTCCCTGAACGCAGGGCACACGCACGCGGACGAAGCCGCCGAATCGGACGCGGATCCCTCGGAGGCGTCGCGTGAGTTCGACGAACACAGGCGGGAGCACGGCGGGCAGATGTGA
- the tgt gene encoding tRNA guanosine(34) transglycosylase Tgt, translating to MQAPVRFELIKRCSQTEARRGRLFTPHGVIETPVFMPVGTQATVKTMAPWELEELGAGIILSNTYHLHLRPGEDVVARAGGLHGFMQWKGAVLTDSGGFQVFSLASLRKITDEGVRFRSHIDGSPRFFSPETVMAIENALGADIIMQLDECPPYGATRSYLETSLQRTLAWAKRCKAAHARPEDQALFGIVQGGEHLDLRRRAVEELAELDLPGYAIGGLSVGEPKPLMYEILGHVAPLMPRDKPRYLMGVGSPDDLLEGVERGVDMFDCVLPTRIARNGTVFTSAGKVVMKHAKYREDFGPIDPACSCRVCRTFSRAYIRHLLKADEILGVRLTTYHNVHFLLNLMREIRKSIEEDRFLAFKREFYDRYGYTSEREDV from the coding sequence TTGCAGGCACCGGTCAGGTTTGAACTGATCAAGCGCTGTTCCCAAACCGAGGCGCGACGAGGGCGATTGTTCACGCCGCACGGTGTCATTGAGACGCCCGTGTTCATGCCCGTTGGCACGCAGGCGACCGTCAAGACCATGGCGCCGTGGGAGTTGGAGGAACTTGGAGCGGGCATCATCCTCTCAAACACGTATCACCTCCATCTGCGGCCCGGCGAGGATGTCGTCGCGCGCGCGGGCGGGCTCCACGGCTTTATGCAGTGGAAGGGTGCCGTTTTGACGGACAGCGGGGGCTTTCAGGTGTTTAGCCTGGCAAGCCTGCGCAAAATCACCGATGAAGGGGTTCGCTTCCGCTCGCACATCGACGGCAGCCCCCGCTTCTTTTCTCCTGAGACGGTCATGGCCATCGAAAATGCGCTTGGCGCGGATATCATCATGCAGCTCGATGAATGTCCGCCGTATGGCGCGACGAGATCGTACCTGGAGACATCCTTGCAGCGCACGCTTGCGTGGGCGAAGCGGTGCAAGGCGGCGCACGCGCGCCCGGAGGACCAGGCGCTGTTCGGCATTGTGCAGGGCGGAGAACACTTGGATTTGCGCCGGAGGGCGGTGGAGGAGCTGGCGGAACTCGATTTGCCCGGCTACGCCATCGGTGGGCTGAGCGTCGGGGAGCCAAAGCCTCTCATGTACGAGATCCTCGGCCACGTCGCTCCGCTCATGCCTCGGGACAAGCCGAGATACCTCATGGGGGTGGGAAGTCCGGACGATTTGTTGGAGGGCGTCGAGCGCGGCGTGGACATGTTTGACTGCGTGCTTCCCACGCGAATTGCCCGCAATGGCACGGTGTTCACGTCTGCGGGCAAGGTCGTGATGAAACACGCCAAATATCGGGAGGACTTCGGCCCCATCGATCCGGCCTGCTCGTGCAGGGTGTGTCGCACGTTTTCCCGGGCGTATATCCGGCACCTGTTGAAGGCAGACGAAATTCTCGGCGTGCGGTTGACCACGTATCACAATGTGCACTTTTTGCTCAACCTGATGAGGGAAATAAGAAAGTCCATCGAAGAGGACAGGTTTTTGGCGTTCAAGCGCGAATTCTACGATAGGTACGGTTATACATCCGAGCGAGAGGACGTGTGA
- the queA gene encoding tRNA preQ1(34) S-adenosylmethionine ribosyltransferase-isomerase QueA gives MRVEDFDYELPEHLIAQHPLPERDQSRLLVVDPVDRVVSHRIFADIVDELHPGDVLVMNDSRVLPARLFAVKPDTGGRVELLLVKPDESQPNTWQCLARPAKRLRVGHRLVLGEGADRVELEIVGEEDEGIRLVRFLTDEAVTDVAHRFGEVPLPPYIHETLEDKERYQTVYAKREGSVAAPTAGLHFTDRLLQRLREKGVQLCHVTLHVGIGTFRPVQVENVEEHRMHSEWYEVSPETAEIVNRAKAEGRPVIAVGTTALRTLEAAGQTGVLEAKQGETDIFIYPGFQFRIMDGLITNFHLPKSTLFMLVCAIMGTDYAKAVYREAVEREYRFFSFGDAMFIKRRADVAGTGQV, from the coding sequence ATGCGTGTCGAGGACTTCGATTATGAACTTCCGGAACACCTCATCGCGCAGCACCCGCTGCCGGAGCGCGATCAATCCCGGTTGCTCGTGGTCGACCCGGTCGATCGCGTCGTTTCTCATCGAATCTTTGCCGACATCGTCGACGAGCTTCATCCTGGCGATGTCCTCGTCATGAATGACTCGCGCGTCCTTCCTGCGCGATTGTTTGCCGTCAAGCCTGACACGGGCGGCCGCGTGGAGTTGTTGCTCGTCAAACCCGACGAAAGCCAGCCCAATACGTGGCAATGCCTGGCGCGGCCTGCCAAGCGGTTGCGCGTCGGCCATCGACTGGTGCTCGGCGAAGGCGCTGACCGGGTGGAACTCGAAATCGTCGGAGAAGAAGACGAAGGGATCCGCCTGGTGCGGTTTCTGACGGACGAGGCGGTGACCGACGTGGCGCATCGCTTCGGCGAGGTGCCCCTCCCGCCGTACATCCATGAGACGCTGGAGGACAAGGAGCGGTACCAGACCGTGTACGCGAAGCGCGAGGGCTCGGTTGCGGCGCCGACGGCGGGCCTCCACTTCACCGATCGGCTGCTTCAGCGCCTGCGGGAGAAGGGCGTGCAGCTTTGCCACGTGACCTTGCACGTGGGTATCGGCACGTTCCGTCCCGTGCAGGTGGAGAACGTCGAAGAGCACCGGATGCACAGCGAATGGTACGAGGTGAGTCCGGAGACGGCCGAGATCGTGAACCGGGCCAAGGCGGAGGGCCGGCCCGTGATAGCGGTGGGCACGACGGCCTTGCGCACGCTGGAAGCCGCGGGGCAGACAGGGGTTCTGGAGGCCAAACAGGGCGAGACGGACATCTTCATCTATCCCGGCTTTCAGTTCCGCATCATGGATGGGCTCATCACGAACTTCCACCTGCCGAAGTCGACGTTGTTCATGTTGGTCTGCGCCATCATGGGGACGGACTACGCTAAGGCCGTCTATCGCGAAGCGGTAGAGCGCGAGTACCGCTTTTTCAGCTTCGGCGACGCGATGTTCATCAAGAGGAGGGCAGATGTTGCAGGCACCGGTCAGGTTTGA